A region from the Clostridia bacterium genome encodes:
- the gap gene encoding type I glyceraldehyde-3-phosphate dehydrogenase, translating into MSVKVAINGFGRIGRLAFRQMFGAEGYEIVAINDLTSPKMLAHLLKYDSAQGRYDGHTVEAGEDSITVDGKTIKIYAEKDAKDLPWGAIGVDVVLECTGFYCSKDKSQAHIDAGAKKVVISAPAGNDLKTIVFSVNENTLTKEDTIISAASCTTNCLAPMAKALNDYAPIQSGIMATIHAYTGDQMILDGPHRKGDLRRARAGAVNIVPNSTGAAKAIGLVIPELNGKLIGAAQRVPVPTGSTTILTAVVKGKDITKEAINAAMKAQASESFGYNEDEIVSSDIVGIRYGSLFDATQTMVAQISEDLYEVQVVSWYDNENSYTSQMVRTIKYFAEL; encoded by the coding sequence ATGTCCGTAAAAGTAGCTATTAATGGTTTTGGCCGTATCGGCCGTCTGGCTTTCAGACAGATGTTTGGTGCAGAAGGTTATGAAATCGTTGCAATCAACGACCTGACCAGCCCCAAAATGCTCGCTCACCTCTTAAAGTATGACTCTGCACAGGGCAGATACGACGGTCATACCGTAGAAGCTGGTGAAGATTCTATCACCGTAGATGGCAAGACCATCAAAATTTATGCAGAAAAAGACGCTAAAGATTTGCCTTGGGGTGCAATCGGTGTTGACGTTGTTCTCGAATGCACAGGTTTCTACTGCTCCAAAGATAAGTCTCAGGCTCACATTGATGCAGGTGCGAAGAAAGTTGTTATTTCTGCTCCCGCAGGTAACGACCTTAAGACCATCGTATTCAGCGTAAACGAAAACACTCTTACCAAAGAAGATACCATCATTTCCGCTGCATCCTGCACCACCAACTGCTTGGCTCCCATGGCTAAAGCACTCAATGACTATGCACCCATCCAGTCCGGTATCATGGCTACAATCCATGCTTACACCGGTGACCAGATGATCTTAGACGGTCCGCACAGAAAAGGCGACCTCCGTCGTGCAAGAGCAGGTGCGGTTAACATCGTTCCTAACTCTACCGGTGCTGCAAAAGCAATCGGTTTGGTTATCCCCGAACTCAATGGCAAACTCATCGGTGCTGCACAGCGTGTACCCGTTCCGACAGGTTCTACCACCATCTTAACCGCAGTTGTTAAGGGTAAGGACATCACCAAAGAAGCAATCAATGCTGCTATGAAGGCTCAGGCTTCCGAATCCTTCGGTTACAACGAAGACGAAATCGTTTCTTCCGATATCGTTGGTATCCGTTACGGTTCCTTGTTTGATGCTACCCAGACCATGGTTGCTCAGATTTCCGAAGACCTCTATGAAGTTCAGGTTGTTTCCTGGTACGACAATGAAAACTCCTACACCAGCCAGATGGTTAGAACAATCAAATACTTCGCAGAACTTTAA
- a CDS encoding helix-turn-helix domain-containing protein: protein MQTKVHHFTSLRQKLYISELGYMGWTGKHRVKPYMRNVYILHFVTKGKMRYCGQEIQAGQGFLVAKQTVHSMDFDGQSHELFWFAFDGESAEILLKEIGLSPTTHGTFNINNLPYVEALLRMALKVCDKDKNEEVALSAFLGCLPFLAVRHGETPVERGYFEAAVSLMKRNHYRHLSMNDIAREINVSEKHLCKLFKARCGQSPKQYLTGIRMEAAKKMLLGSNLAVKEIAEIEGYSSQGAFSQAFTNYFGVRPTAMKKK, encoded by the coding sequence ATGCAAACGAAGGTACATCACTTCACATCCTTGCGGCAAAAGCTTTACATTTCGGAACTCGGATATATGGGGTGGACAGGCAAGCATAGGGTAAAGCCCTATATGCGGAATGTGTATATTTTGCATTTTGTCACCAAAGGCAAAATGCGATATTGCGGACAGGAAATTCAGGCAGGGCAGGGATTTTTAGTGGCAAAGCAAACGGTGCACAGTATGGATTTTGACGGGCAATCTCATGAGCTTTTCTGGTTTGCCTTTGACGGAGAAAGTGCAGAAATACTTTTGAAAGAAATCGGACTCTCCCCCACAACCCACGGTACGTTTAACATTAACAATTTGCCATATGTGGAAGCGCTGTTGCGAATGGCGCTCAAAGTGTGCGATAAAGATAAAAATGAAGAAGTTGCCCTATCGGCATTTTTAGGGTGTTTGCCTTTCCTGGCGGTACGCCACGGGGAAACTCCCGTGGAGCGCGGCTATTTTGAAGCAGCGGTCAGCCTGATGAAACGAAACCATTACCGTCATCTTTCCATGAATGATATCGCGAGAGAAATCAATGTTTCTGAAAAGCATCTCTGTAAGCTGTTTAAAGCCCGGTGCGGGCAATCTCCGAAGCAGTACCTCACCGGCATCCGTATGGAAGCAGCGAAGAAAATGCTTTTAGGGTCTAATCTTGCAGTCAAGGAGATAGCAGAAATTGAAGGCTATTCCTCACAGGGCGCTTTTTCCCAGGCTTTTACCAATTATTTCGGCGTAAGACCTACGGCTATGAAGAAAAAATAA
- a CDS encoding S-layer homology domain-containing protein, whose product MKNLTRVLALVLVFAMMLSTVAFAGAFTDVAADDDYAEAIETLAALGIFKGYEDGTFGADKAITRAEAVAIVNRIQGLSSASAGAQSVSLYTDVAADHWALGDINLATQMGTVSGDGNGTFRPEDQVSYQEMVKMLVVALGYAPAAADRGGWPTGYLVVASQYGVLEDTTNVGAAPATRGVVAQLTFNALTAPMMKQTGYGENKEFTVMDEDGKTEVLLTEKLDIYRVAVTPIANDAEAIEDTVQKAGYVKVKGLSEDDAWFGVAKAFSGDKAVLLKGESDIDAKLGYAAVAYIQENADKEWEVLYSAIEDGKTIVVEVDPATIVDVVEKTEATGYIEVEDEDAGIEEEYEYDGNTMVVIDGKAAVKFNTKGMDAFMYDDENVMEGTVTMLFEKNEDEAKYIFVKKYYTDMVEDINPSATKIYLKQGAAINLDEDDVDDLVYTITKGGEAIDVADLKEDDIITYRTANDKKFYEIIVTDTTIEGSISSIGKDSEGDTVYNIGGEKYKASVSGYAAGLDNKLPSAPGAAGTFYFDAFGKIAYYSRTSVSGVATERDYAYVEAQGADTTAFGAALKVKLFDAEGAIKTYTVSDKFMVNVIIEEDDELIEIEGNDGEAYDVYTGNVINADVIDLFADLEDTLIAYSVNTAGELDEITLPIVWDGENDDAEFNLYACMENAEFDEDNNELTVQNGPSIYVDEETVVFYVGDEETDEEQYAIMDLNAFEHEDFYHVDAYAVDSDRVANVLVLRTPVSTGNEKGNIALYTDYSTMKNEDGKTVSAISFLENGELVTKFCDSKSSTFDIAKGSVFVYELNEKGEITSIEKIFGITYDMDDIAGLYGKVTSDEPTYVVGQVYSKSGTSLRLGDFESKDFETHKVAGDANVYLVDNSGSKVKINVSELGEVMGNKFDKNGNLYEADEADNFYVVIKYVDKIATDVVIYKNFFNKD is encoded by the coding sequence ATGAAAAATCTGACCAGAGTTCTTGCATTAGTACTCGTATTTGCTATGATGCTCAGCACTGTAGCATTCGCTGGCGCTTTCACAGACGTTGCAGCTGACGATGACTATGCAGAAGCTATCGAAACATTGGCTGCTTTGGGCATTTTCAAAGGTTACGAAGATGGTACCTTTGGTGCTGACAAAGCAATCACAAGAGCTGAAGCTGTTGCAATTGTTAACAGAATTCAGGGCTTGTCCAGCGCAAGTGCAGGTGCACAGTCCGTATCCTTGTATACTGACGTAGCAGCTGATCACTGGGCATTGGGCGACATCAACCTCGCAACCCAGATGGGTACTGTAAGCGGTGACGGCAACGGCACCTTCAGACCCGAAGACCAGGTTTCCTATCAGGAAATGGTTAAAATGCTCGTTGTTGCTTTGGGTTATGCTCCCGCAGCAGCAGACAGAGGCGGTTGGCCTACAGGTTACCTCGTAGTTGCTTCTCAGTATGGCGTTTTGGAAGATACCACAAACGTTGGTGCTGCTCCCGCAACCAGAGGCGTTGTAGCTCAGCTTACCTTCAATGCTTTGACCGCTCCTATGATGAAGCAGACCGGTTATGGCGAAAACAAAGAATTCACCGTAATGGATGAAGACGGCAAGACCGAAGTTCTTTTGACCGAAAAACTCGATATCTATCGTGTAGCTGTAACTCCTATCGCTAACGATGCTGAAGCTATCGAAGACACCGTTCAGAAGGCTGGTTATGTTAAAGTTAAGGGTCTCTCTGAAGACGATGCTTGGTTCGGTGTTGCAAAAGCATTCTCCGGCGACAAAGCAGTTCTCTTGAAGGGCGAATCCGATATCGATGCTAAACTTGGTTATGCAGCAGTTGCATACATCCAGGAAAATGCTGACAAAGAATGGGAAGTTCTCTATTCTGCAATCGAAGATGGTAAGACCATCGTTGTAGAAGTAGATCCCGCTACAATCGTTGACGTTGTAGAAAAGACCGAAGCCACCGGTTACATCGAAGTTGAAGATGAAGACGCTGGTATCGAAGAAGAATATGAATATGATGGTAACACCATGGTTGTTATCGACGGCAAAGCTGCTGTTAAATTCAACACCAAGGGTATGGATGCTTTCATGTACGATGATGAAAACGTAATGGAAGGTACCGTTACCATGTTGTTCGAAAAGAACGAAGACGAAGCTAAGTACATCTTCGTTAAGAAGTACTACACCGATATGGTAGAAGATATCAATCCTTCTGCTACCAAGATTTACCTCAAGCAGGGTGCTGCTATCAACTTGGACGAAGATGATGTTGACGATCTCGTTTACACCATCACCAAGGGTGGCGAAGCTATCGACGTTGCTGACCTGAAGGAAGATGACATCATCACCTACAGAACTGCTAACGACAAGAAATTCTATGAAATCATCGTAACAGACACCACCATCGAAGGTTCCATTTCCTCTATCGGTAAGGATTCCGAAGGTGACACTGTTTACAACATTGGCGGCGAAAAGTACAAAGCTTCCGTTTCCGGTTATGCTGCAGGCCTTGACAACAAGTTGCCTTCCGCTCCTGGTGCTGCTGGTACTTTCTACTTCGACGCATTTGGTAAGATCGCTTACTACAGCAGAACTTCCGTTTCTGGTGTTGCTACCGAAAGAGACTACGCTTATGTAGAAGCTCAGGGTGCTGACACAACTGCATTCGGTGCTGCTTTGAAGGTTAAATTGTTTGACGCTGAAGGCGCAATCAAGACCTACACTGTATCTGATAAGTTCATGGTTAACGTTATCATCGAAGAAGATGACGAACTCATCGAAATCGAAGGCAACGACGGTGAAGCATATGATGTATACACCGGCAACGTTATCAATGCTGACGTTATCGACCTCTTCGCTGATCTCGAAGATACCCTTATCGCTTACTCTGTAAACACCGCTGGTGAATTGGATGAAATCACTCTCCCGATCGTTTGGGATGGCGAAAACGACGATGCTGAATTCAACCTCTATGCTTGCATGGAAAATGCTGAATTCGACGAAGACAACAACGAACTTACCGTTCAGAATGGTCCCAGCATCTATGTTGACGAAGAAACTGTAGTATTCTACGTTGGCGACGAAGAAACCGATGAAGAACAGTATGCTATCATGGATCTCAACGCTTTCGAACATGAAGATTTCTATCATGTTGATGCTTATGCAGTAGATTCTGACAGAGTAGCAAACGTTCTGGTATTGAGAACACCTGTTTCCACCGGTAACGAAAAGGGCAACATCGCTCTGTACACCGATTACTCCACCATGAAGAACGAAGATGGTAAGACTGTTTCTGCTATCTCCTTCCTCGAAAATGGCGAATTGGTAACTAAGTTCTGCGATTCCAAGAGCTCTACTTTCGACATCGCTAAGGGTTCCGTATTCGTATACGAACTCAACGAAAAGGGTGAAATCACCTCTATCGAAAAGATCTTCGGTATCACCTATGATATGGACGATATCGCAGGCCTCTACGGTAAAGTAACTTCCGACGAACCCACCTACGTTGTAGGTCAGGTTTACAGCAAGTCCGGCACATCCTTGAGACTTGGTGACTTCGAATCCAAGGATTTCGAAACTCACAAGGTAGCAGGCGATGCTAACGTATACTTGGTTGACAACTCCGGTTCTAAGGTTAAGATCAACGTTTCTGAACTCGGCGAAGTTATGGGTAACAAGTTCGATAAGAACGGTAACCTCTACGAAGCTGACGAAGCTGATAACTTCTATGTAGTTATCAAGTACGTTGACAAGATTGCAACTGACGTTGTTATCTACAAGAACTTCTTCAACAAAGACTGA
- a CDS encoding polysaccharide deacetylase family protein — MKKLALLIVFIVFIQVMPVSANSYTRNNFVAIMYHKLSENPSEWSPWCTSPQNFENDILYLKEKGYVFKTAGEIAQNPPDPNQKTAVLTFDDGYMSDYVYALPILEKHGACATFFVIGSRLNYSDYLTDDTLKLLSQSPRAEIGNHSYYLHLNAYLTIKRLHIKRTPNYVLNDFAHNKSHLEKMIGRPVTSLSYPNGVYSANSDRLVHERGLGNITFSTGGEPYVFPTANIVGRRNRGHEDLITDIAK; from the coding sequence ATGAAAAAGCTTGCACTTTTGATTGTTTTTATTGTTTTCATACAAGTTATGCCTGTTTCGGCAAACTCCTATACCCGAAATAATTTTGTTGCGATTATGTACCACAAGCTATCTGAAAATCCGAGCGAGTGGAGTCCCTGGTGCACTTCGCCGCAGAATTTTGAAAATGATATTCTTTATCTGAAAGAAAAAGGCTATGTTTTCAAAACAGCAGGGGAGATTGCACAAAATCCGCCTGACCCCAATCAAAAAACCGCGGTTTTGACATTTGATGATGGATATATGAGCGATTATGTATACGCGCTTCCCATTTTAGAAAAACACGGTGCCTGTGCGACTTTCTTTGTGATAGGCAGCCGATTGAATTATTCCGACTATTTGACCGATGATACATTAAAGCTCTTGTCGCAGTCCCCCCGGGCAGAAATCGGAAACCATTCGTATTATCTGCATTTAAATGCTTATCTTACCATAAAACGTCTGCATATCAAACGGACGCCTAACTATGTTTTGAATGATTTTGCACACAACAAATCTCATCTGGAAAAAATGATCGGCAGACCGGTTACCTCCCTTTCTTATCCAAACGGGGTATATTCCGCCAATTCCGATCGTCTGGTACACGAGCGCGGGCTTGGAAACATCACCTTTTCCACCGGCGGAGAACCCTATGTGTTTCCGACAGCCAACATTGTCGGCAGACGCAATCGCGGTCACGAGGACCTCATCACAGATATTGCCAAATAA